The Celeribacter baekdonensis genomic interval GGCGTGCGCACACGGGTCTGGGGCGTGATCTCCGAGTGGTGGGACAGCTTGCGAGAAGGCTCTGTCACACTCGTCTGGCGAGACACCTCCGCAACCGGACATCTTCGCATTGAAACACTGGGGGAGCCGCCGAAAGACATTGTCGATGCGGATGGGGTTTTACTCGTTAAGCGAAAGTAGACACCCCACAAACTCGCCTCCATGCTCTTTGACAATTGAATAAAATCATGACATTAAGCCAGAGAGGCTCCCCCGCACCCGCGGGGATAGACCCGAGAGACTTGCATCATTTTGCCACGGCGGAGCGGCTCCCCCGCACCCGCGGGGATAGACCCGGCTATATTCCGACTGCGATCATTCTCGTAGAGGCTCCCCCGCACCCGCGGGGATAGACCCTCATCAATTGGCACTGAATGGGGAGCAAAAGTGGCTCCCCCGCACCCGCGGGGATAGACCATAACGGCGGTGGTGAAGGTGTCACGAATACGTGGCTCCCCCGCACCCGCGGGGATAGACCCCGATACAGTCACCGGGAAAATTTTCACTCGCAGGCTCCCCCGCACCCGCGGGGATAGACCTTTTACACGGTCAACCCATCCCAAGGCGTCCCGGGCTCCCCCGCACCCGCGGGGATAGACCCATCTCGCAAGACCTTTATGAAATCAACTGGACGGCTCCCCCGCACCCGCGGGGATAGACCCCTCCCGAATTGGTGTGGGCAATCTTGAAGCCAGGCTCCCCCGCACCCGCGGGGATAGACCCTACTCTGGACGCTATGCTACAGCGCCGATCTAGGCTCCCCCGCACCCGCGGGGATAGACCCTGCGCAAGTGGGCGCGTGATGCCGAGGAAGATGGCTCCCCCGCACCCGCGGGGATAGACCCCAAGATGGGATTGCAGGTGCGCGATACGCTTGGGCTCCCCCGCACCCGCGGGGATAGACCCGCGCGAAGGCAGTGTGCCTTATGTTGGCGCGCGGCTCCCCCGCACCCGCGGGGATAGACCCCACACGGGCACATTCGGCACGACTGGCAGCGTGGCTCCCCCGCACCCGCGGGGATAGACCCAGAGCGCATGTTGCGGGCGCACAGTTGTAAATGGCTCCCCCGCACCCGCGGGGATAGACCCGCAAGCGCCGAGGAATTCCAGCGGTGGGCTGCGGCTCCCCCGCACCCGCGGGGATAGACCCGATTGGCGCTTCTGTTCGTCGGGCGCAGCGGAGGCTCCCCCGCACCCGCGGGGATAGACCTCTTTCATGTTGCGCAAATGGCGTCATGTGAAAGGCTCCCCCGCACCCGCGGGGATAGACCCTCACTGCGGAGCTTTTCGCGTGCGAGGATGATGGCTCCCCCGCACCCGCGGGGATAGACCCTTGGACCGTCCTATCTGGACTGACCGGAACCGGGCTCCCCCGCACCCGCGGGGATAGACCTCAAAAAGACAAGGCTCGAAGCACAGCTTATCGGGCTCCCCCGCACCCGCGGGGATAGACCCTCGTGTGAGTGTGGTGCCGGATACCGTTACCGGGCTCCCCCGCACCCGCGGGGATAGACCTTTCGGGCGGCTTCGAATTCGCCAAATCCGGTGGGCTCCCCCGCACCCGCGGGGATAGACCCTGAAATCGGTGATAGCGTCCTTCTGGACACATGGCTCCCCCGCACCCGCGGGGATAGACCCTTACCAAAACACAACTGGACGCCCGTTTATGCGGCTCCCCCGCACCCGCGGGGATAGACCCGGCCTCAATGGCATCAATGTCTTTTTGGATTGGGCTCCCCCGCACCCGCGGGGATAGACCCGTGTCAGTGGTCGAAAGTGTCCTGACACCGACGGCTCCCCCGCACCCGCGGGGATAGACCCACAGGTCTTGCGTGATGCTGTTGTGATTTTTGGGCTCCCCCGCACCCGCGGGGATAGACCCTCATTGCGGCAGAAGCGTCCGCGTCCGCGTCAGGCTCCCCCGCACCCGCGGGGATAGACCCGTGTTCTTCACCGGATCGTTCATGGTATTTGAGGCTCCCCCGCACCCGCGGGGATAGACCATACCAGACCCGAACGCGGATCGGTGATCATGAGGCTCCCCCGCACCCGCGGGGATAGACCCTTGATAACATATTTATCATCTAGCCCAAAAGAGGCTCCCCCGCACCCGCGGGGATAGACCCTCGCAATTGACCAAGGCGAATGAAGCCGGAACGGCTCCCCCGCACCCGCGGGGATAGACCTTCGTGGGGGGTGCAAGGATCGTATGAGTTGCTGGCTCCCCCGCACCCGCGGGGATAGACCCGGAAACAGGCAACAGCGCTTGCAGCCCGGCAAGGCTCCCCCGCACCCGCGGGGATAGACCCGTCCTTAGGCGCGTGAAGGCTGTGAATGATGAGGCTCCCCCGCACCCGCGGGGATAGACCCTGCACGGACCTGCCGATGCGTAAGGGTAAGCAGGCTCCCCCGCACCCGCGGGGATAGACCCTGGCAGTGTCTCTGTAGTCCCGTCACGCAATGGGCTCCCCCGCACCCGCGGGGATAGACCTGTTCGTGCGCTCATCACGGCGATGTTGGTTGAGGCTCCCCCGCACCCGCGGGGATAGACCCAAACTAGCTCGGAAGGTCTCAAGCGGTCAGATGGCTCCCCCGCACCCGCGGGGATAGACCCGGTTCGTCACCATCCTCGGCATAGCCGTTAAAGGCTCCCCCGCACCCGCGGGGATAGACCCTTGGATTATCTCGTGTCACGCTTTGTCGGCGCGGCTCCCCCGCACCCGCGGGGATAGACCGCCACCACG includes:
- the cas2e gene encoding type I-E CRISPR-associated endoribonuclease Cas2e translates to MALTLIVTRDVQARYRGFLTSVMLEISPGVYVAPDMTAGVRTRVWGVISEWWDSLREGSVTLVWRDTSATGHLRIETLGEPPKDIVDADGVLLVKRK